Sequence from the Nocardia cyriacigeorgica GUH-2 genome:
CCCGCCCGCCGCAGCGACCTCGAGTGCCCAGCGCGCTTCGTGCTGGCCGACGACCTCGCTGAGATCTCCGATGACGCGCGGCTGGTCGGGCAGGTTGCGATCGGGTTCGATCAGGTCGGCTTCGCCGCGCAACCACGCCAACATGCTGCGTAGTGTCGCCGCGCCGAGCACCTCGATGCCGTCGACCAGCCCGGCCTCCGGTAGGGCGGATTCCGGGACGACGACCGTCGCCCATCCGGCCTTCCTGGCGGCGAGCACGGCGGGCAGGATGCCGCGCACCCGCCGGACCCGCCCGTCCAGGGCCAACTCGCCCAGCAGCACCGTGTGGGCGAGCTTCTTGGATGGGATGGCATCGGCGGCATCCATGACCGCCGCGGCCAGCGCGACGTCGTAGACGGAACCGACTTTCGGCAGGGTCGCGGGCGAGAGCGCGAGGATCACCCGTCCGTCGGGCCATTTCTCGCCGGAGTTGGCGACCGCCGCGCGCACCCGGTCGCGGGATTCCTGCAGCGAGGTATCGGGTAGCCCGACCAGGTGCACCGATGGCAGGCCCTGACCGATATCGGCCTCGATCTCGACCATCTGCCCGTCGACGCCGCTGACCGCGACCGAACAGGCCCGCCCCAAGGCCATCAGAACACCGCTTTCAGGTGTTCGATCACTGGTTCGCGCTCGCGGGCCACCAGTACCGAGACCACGTCGAAGCGGATGCGTTGCCAGGGCCCGTCCTGTTCGGACAGCCACAGCAGCGCCAGCCTGCGGATGCGCTGGCGTTTGGTGAAGGTCACCGCCTCCGCCGGTGTGCCGAAGCCGAGGCCCGTTCTGGTTTTCACCTCGATGAAGGCGGTGATATCGCCTTCGCGTGCGATCAGGTCCAGTTCGCCGTACCGGCAACGCCAGTTCCGGCAGACGATGTCCATGCCCGCGGCTTCCAGATACCGTGCCGCCAGGTCTTCCCCGTGTGCGCCGAGCGCCAAGTTGTGTGCCACCGGATCAGCATGGGCCGCCGGCGGTCCCACCTGATTCGGCTGACCTGGGAAAACAGAAAACCTGGGGATAACCCCGGCTGTGGATAACTAGGGGCTGGCGCCCGCGGGCGTGCTACTCCGGCAGCCGCAGATCCGGCTTCTCCAGCTCCTCGATATTGACGTCCTTGAAGGTGATCACCCGCACATGCTTGACGAAGCGGGCGGGCCGGTACATGTCCCAGACCCAGGCGTCGCTCATCCGGACCTCGAAATACACCTCGCCGTCGGCGTTCTGCGGGCGCAATTCCACGGAATTGGCCAGGTAGAAGCGGCGCTCCGTCTCCACCACGTACGAGAACTGCCCGACGATGTCCTTGTACTCGCGGTACAGGGACAGCTCCATCTCGGTTTCGTACTTCTCGAGGTCCTCGGCGCTCATCGGGTGGGACGTCCTCCTTCTCGCGACACTGCGTGTCCTGACATCATCGCGTATGTAACGCTTCGGTAGCCAGTCGGTCGGACGTGACCTGATCCACGATGACCGATCCGGAGGACACCACGACCTCGTGCCGCACCGGCCTTCCGGCCGCCCCCGCGGGCTCGTGCTCACGCACATTGCGCCACGAACGCCGGTGTTCGACACACGGTCCGAGCTGCCGCAACGCCGCATTGTGCTCGGGCGTGTTGTAGCCCTTGTGCGCCGCGAAACCGTAGCCGGGCAGCCGTTGATCCAGCTCGACCATCATCCGGTCGCGGGTGACCTTGGCGAGCACACTCGCCGCCGCGATGCAGGCCGCGGTGGCATCGCCACCCACCACAGGCAGCGACGGCACCGGGATGCCCGGCACCCGGAACCCATCGGTGAGCACGTAGCCGGGCGTACGCCCCAGCCCGGCGACCGCGCGGCGCATGCCTTCGAGATTGGCGACGTGGATGCCGATGGCGTCGATCTCCCAGGCCGGGATCACCACCACGTGCCAGGCCAGCGCCAGCCGGGTGATCACCGGATACAGCTCTTCGCGGACCGCCTCGGTGAGCTTCTTCGAATCATCGAGTCCGGCCAGCGCGTCATGGCCTTTGGGCGAGAGCACGCACGCCGCGACCACCAGTGGGCCCGCGCTGGGCCCGCGGCCGGCCTCGTCGACGCCGGCGACGGGTCCGAGGCCGCTGCGATTCAAGGCTGCTTCGAGCGTGCGCAGCCCGCCGGCCTTGCGCATGACGACACGCGGCGGCCAGCTCACGCGCTCCACACTCGGCAG
This genomic interval carries:
- a CDS encoding YraN family protein: MAHNLALGAHGEDLAARYLEAAGMDIVCRNWRCRYGELDLIAREGDITAFIEVKTRTGLGFGTPAEAVTFTKRQRIRRLALLWLSEQDGPWQRIRFDVVSVLVAREREPVIEHLKAVF
- a CDS encoding DUF2469 domain-containing protein; this encodes MSAEDLEKYETEMELSLYREYKDIVGQFSYVVETERRFYLANSVELRPQNADGEVYFEVRMSDAWVWDMYRPARFVKHVRVITFKDVNIEELEKPDLRLPE
- a CDS encoding ribonuclease HII, giving the protein MRKAGGLRTLEAALNRSGLGPVAGVDEAGRGPSAGPLVVAACVLSPKGHDALAGLDDSKKLTEAVREELYPVITRLALAWHVVVIPAWEIDAIGIHVANLEGMRRAVAGLGRTPGYVLTDGFRVPGIPVPSLPVVGGDATAACIAAASVLAKVTRDRMMVELDQRLPGYGFAAHKGYNTPEHNAALRQLGPCVEHRRSWRNVREHEPAGAAGRPVRHEVVVSSGSVIVDQVTSDRLATEALHTR